A window from Pagrus major chromosome 4, Pma_NU_1.0 encodes these proteins:
- the LOC140994865 gene encoding COUP transcription factor 2-like isoform X2 codes for MAMVAWRNTEGVGDAQGTLSSPVSQVAPLSLPGELTGHMNPAPSLEIPPAAAAPQGAPPPNPSSTTTATTATNNNNNTTSSSSSSSSMDKHQSQQIECIVCGDKSSGKHYGQFTCEGCKSFFKRSVRRNLTYTCRANRNCPVDQHHRNQCQYCRLKKCLKVGMRREDSVFFISVQRGRLPTQSYHGQFALTNGDPLQCHSYLSGYISLLLRAEPYPTSRFGSQCLQNNNIMGIENICELAARMLFSAVEWARNIPFFPDLQVTDQVALLRLTWSELFVLNAAQCSMPVHVAPLLAAAGLHASPMSADRVVAFMDHIRVFQEQVEKLKVLHVDSAEYSCIKAIVLFTTDACGLSDVAHVEGLQEKSQCALEEYVRSQYPNQPNRFGKLLLRLPSLRTVSSSVIEQLFFVRLVGKTPIETLIRDMLLSGSSFNWPYMPIQ; via the exons ATGGCTATGGTGGCGTGGAGAAACACTGAGGGGGTCGGGGACGCTCAGGGGACCCTCTCCTCCCCGGTGTCCCAGGTCGCACCTCTGTCTCTGCCCGGAGAGCTGACGGGACACATGAACCCGGCGCCCTCTCTGGAAATACCTCCGGCGGCAGCAGCACCTCAGGGCGCACCGCCGCCCAATCCGTCCAGCACCACCACTGCGACCACGGCgaccaacaataacaacaacaccacctcttcctcctcctcttcctcgtccaTGGACAAACACCAGAGCCAGCAGATCGAGTGCATCGTTTGCGGGGATAAATCCAGCGGGAAGCACTACGGACAGTTCACATGTGAGGGATGTAAGAGCTTCTTTAAACGCAGCGTCAGGAGGAACCTGACCTACACCTGCAGGGCCAACAGGAACTGTCCCGTAGACCAGCACCACCGCAACCAGTGCCAGTACTGTCGCCTCAAGAAATGTCTCAAAGTCGGCATGAGGAGGGAAG ATAGcgtgttttttattt CTGTCCAGCGAGGCAGACTTCCTACGCAGTCTTATCACGGCCAGTTCGCTCTGACGAACGGGGACCCTCTTCAGTGCCATTCCTACCTATCGGGATacatctctctgctgctgcgGGCCGAACCCTACCCGACCTCCAGGTTCGGCTCCCAGTGCCTGCAGAACAACAACATCATGGGCATTGAGAACATCTGTGAGCTGGCGGCCCGGATGCTCTTCAGCGCCGTGGAGTGGGCCCGCAACATCCCCTTCTTCCCGGACCTGCAGGTGACGGACCAGGTGGCGCTGCTCCGCCTCACCTGGAGCGAACTGTTCGTCCTGAACGCCGCCCAGTGCTCCATGCCGGTCCACGTCGCCCCGCTGCTGGCCGCCGCCGGCCTCCACGCATCCCCGATGTCGGCGGACCGGGTGGTGGCCTTCATGGACCACATCCGGGTCTTCCAGGAGCAGGTGGAGAAGCTGAAGGTGCTGCACGTGGACTCAGCGGAGTACAGCTGCATCAAGGCCATCGTGCTGTTCACCACAG ATGCTTGTGGTCTGTCGGACGTGGCCCACGTGGAGGGTCTGCAGGAGAAGTCCCAATGTGCTTTGGAGGAGTACGTGAGGAGCCAATACCCGAACCAGCCGAACAGGTTTGGGAAGCTGCTGCTGCGCTTGCCTTCCCTCCGCAccgtctcttcttctgtcaTAGAGCAGCTTTTCTTCGTCCGTCTGGTGGGGAAAACCCCCATAGAAACTCTGATaagggacatgctgctgtccggaAGCAGCTTCAACTGGCCCTACATGCCTATTCAATAG
- the LOC140994865 gene encoding COUP transcription factor 2-like isoform X1, translating into MAMVAWRNTEGVGDAQGTLSSPVSQVAPLSLPGELTGHMNPAPSLEIPPAAAAPQGAPPPNPSSTTTATTATNNNNNTTSSSSSSSSMDKHQSQQIECIVCGDKSSGKHYGQFTCEGCKSFFKRSVRRNLTYTCRANRNCPVDQHHRNQCQYCRLKKCLKVGMRREAVQRGRLPTQSYHGQFALTNGDPLQCHSYLSGYISLLLRAEPYPTSRFGSQCLQNNNIMGIENICELAARMLFSAVEWARNIPFFPDLQVTDQVALLRLTWSELFVLNAAQCSMPVHVAPLLAAAGLHASPMSADRVVAFMDHIRVFQEQVEKLKVLHVDSAEYSCIKAIVLFTTDACGLSDVAHVEGLQEKSQCALEEYVRSQYPNQPNRFGKLLLRLPSLRTVSSSVIEQLFFVRLVGKTPIETLIRDMLLSGSSFNWPYMPIQ; encoded by the exons ATGGCTATGGTGGCGTGGAGAAACACTGAGGGGGTCGGGGACGCTCAGGGGACCCTCTCCTCCCCGGTGTCCCAGGTCGCACCTCTGTCTCTGCCCGGAGAGCTGACGGGACACATGAACCCGGCGCCCTCTCTGGAAATACCTCCGGCGGCAGCAGCACCTCAGGGCGCACCGCCGCCCAATCCGTCCAGCACCACCACTGCGACCACGGCgaccaacaataacaacaacaccacctcttcctcctcctcttcctcgtccaTGGACAAACACCAGAGCCAGCAGATCGAGTGCATCGTTTGCGGGGATAAATCCAGCGGGAAGCACTACGGACAGTTCACATGTGAGGGATGTAAGAGCTTCTTTAAACGCAGCGTCAGGAGGAACCTGACCTACACCTGCAGGGCCAACAGGAACTGTCCCGTAGACCAGCACCACCGCAACCAGTGCCAGTACTGTCGCCTCAAGAAATGTCTCAAAGTCGGCATGAGGAGGGAAG CTGTCCAGCGAGGCAGACTTCCTACGCAGTCTTATCACGGCCAGTTCGCTCTGACGAACGGGGACCCTCTTCAGTGCCATTCCTACCTATCGGGATacatctctctgctgctgcgGGCCGAACCCTACCCGACCTCCAGGTTCGGCTCCCAGTGCCTGCAGAACAACAACATCATGGGCATTGAGAACATCTGTGAGCTGGCGGCCCGGATGCTCTTCAGCGCCGTGGAGTGGGCCCGCAACATCCCCTTCTTCCCGGACCTGCAGGTGACGGACCAGGTGGCGCTGCTCCGCCTCACCTGGAGCGAACTGTTCGTCCTGAACGCCGCCCAGTGCTCCATGCCGGTCCACGTCGCCCCGCTGCTGGCCGCCGCCGGCCTCCACGCATCCCCGATGTCGGCGGACCGGGTGGTGGCCTTCATGGACCACATCCGGGTCTTCCAGGAGCAGGTGGAGAAGCTGAAGGTGCTGCACGTGGACTCAGCGGAGTACAGCTGCATCAAGGCCATCGTGCTGTTCACCACAG ATGCTTGTGGTCTGTCGGACGTGGCCCACGTGGAGGGTCTGCAGGAGAAGTCCCAATGTGCTTTGGAGGAGTACGTGAGGAGCCAATACCCGAACCAGCCGAACAGGTTTGGGAAGCTGCTGCTGCGCTTGCCTTCCCTCCGCAccgtctcttcttctgtcaTAGAGCAGCTTTTCTTCGTCCGTCTGGTGGGGAAAACCCCCATAGAAACTCTGATaagggacatgctgctgtccggaAGCAGCTTCAACTGGCCCTACATGCCTATTCAATAG